The genomic stretch TGATAGGTGCTGGTTTAGGATTTTTATGGTTTAATGCCCACCCTGCTCAGGTATTTATGGGAGATGTTGGAAGTTTATCTTTAGGCGGGGTTTTGGGTATTATAGCCTTATTTATAAAACATGAACTTCTTCTTCTAATTATAGGGGCTGTTTATGTGGCAGAGGCTTTAAGTGTAGTTTTACAAGTATTCTCTTATAAATTTTTCAATAAAAGGCGTATATTTAAAATGGCTCCTTTACATCACCATTTTGAGAAGTCTGGCTGGAAAGAAACTCAGGTTGTATTCAGATTCTATATTATAGGTATAATAGCTGCAATTATAGGTATAGCAACATTAAAAATAAGATAATTTTTTTATTGAATTATTTAAATAATTGTTATATTTAATATGGGGAATATTATAATCTAAATTTTTGAGGTAAAACTATGAATGGGAAATTAATAGTAATAGAAGGCATAGACGGTTCTGGAAAATCTACTCATGGAATGCTTCTTACAAATGAATTAAATAATATCGGTATTAAATCTATATATACTTTTGAGCCTACTCATGCATATTTCGGCTCTAAACTTAGAGAGAGTATGCTTTCTAAAGATTTAAAACCCGAAGAAGAATTATCCCTATTTATAGCTGACCGAAAAGAACATGTACAGAATATGATAAAGCCTGCAATCAATGACGGTTATGCTGTAATTTTGGATAGGTATATGTATTCTTCAATAGCATATCAAGGGGCAAAAGGTATTGACAGAGAATATATTTATAATCTGCATAAAGATTTTATAATAGAACCTGACTTGGTATTTATCTTTCATCTGCCTATAGAAACCGCTTTAAATAGAATTATGGAAAAAAGAGGTTTTGTCGATAGATTTGAAAATAAAAACTATCTTAAGAAAGTTGATGAAATATTTTCTTCTTTTAATGCCGCAAATATACATCATATAAATGCAGATAAAGATGAAGAAGCTCTAAAAAATGAACTTATGCAAATTATAAGAGATTCTAAAATACTTCCTCTAGATTCTCTTCAATAAAATCGGATAATCTTTGATTGTTGGCAGTTTTTGTATATTCAATGTTTCCTACTGATTTTTTATCAAGATTATTTATTTCTGAAACCAATATATAAAAACTGTTTTTTTTGCTTCCGTCTTTAGATGTGTATATATTTTGTCTTAATTCTCCATTAACTAGTACATGTTTTCCTTTAAATAAATTTACAGCTGCTTTATCTGCATTATATCCCCAAGCAACTAAGTCAAAATAATACACCTCCTTTTGAAGATTTCCATTGCTGTAATAATATTTATTGTTTGCGATACTGAATTTGCATAAAGATCTTCCTGTTTTTGTTTTCATGTATGTTGGATCTTTAGTTAACCTTCCTTCTACTATTACTATATTAGTATTTCCAGACATATTAAAACTCCTTAAAATTATTGTTTTTTATGGTATTAGTTAAACAAATTTTTTTTATAAAATAAGCCTAATATTTATAATTTTTTTCAATATATAATATATATGTCTTGTTTTATTATATTTTTTTGTTTTACATTTGATTGAAATATTAAATTATATCTCATATATATAACATTGATTTTTTGAATATTTTGTATAGCTTTATTGATAGACTGCCTTGTTTATTTGTATTTTTTATTTATAATAATTAATACTTTAATATTGAAATTCAAAATAAAGCATAAAATTTTAAATGGCAGGATATGTAAATAATTTTTTAAACTTATTTTTATCAACTTTATATAATAATACTGCCAAAAGTTATAACAGTAAAAATCAACATAAATCTAGAATTATTAGAATATTATATATAGCATCTGATACTAACATGATATTAGCTTTATATTTTGTTTTTTCGTCTAAATTATAATATTTATGATATTGTTTCTTTTAATATCAAATCCCAAAAATTATTAACAGCTAATACATTATTATCCAAAAGTACAATTTACTTTATCATAATTTTCTATATATACATCT from Brachyspira murdochii DSM 12563 encodes the following:
- the tmk gene encoding dTMP kinase, whose protein sequence is MNGKLIVIEGIDGSGKSTHGMLLTNELNNIGIKSIYTFEPTHAYFGSKLRESMLSKDLKPEEELSLFIADRKEHVQNMIKPAINDGYAVILDRYMYSSIAYQGAKGIDREYIYNLHKDFIIEPDLVFIFHLPIETALNRIMEKRGFVDRFENKNYLKKVDEIFSSFNAANIHHINADKDEEALKNELMQIIRDSKILPLDSLQ
- a CDS encoding single-stranded DNA-binding protein; the protein is MSGNTNIVIVEGRLTKDPTYMKTKTGRSLCKFSIANNKYYYSNGNLQKEVYYFDLVAWGYNADKAAVNLFKGKHVLVNGELRQNIYTSKDGSKKNSFYILVSEINNLDKKSVGNIEYTKTANNQRLSDFIEENLEEVF